A window of Aeromicrobium sp. A1-2 contains these coding sequences:
- a CDS encoding alpha/beta fold hydrolase, which produces MHSEHVTFPGTNGAQLAGRLDLPDAPPRAYALFAHCFTCGKDVVAASRIAKALAGLDIAVLRFDFTGLGGSDGDFANTNFSSNVADLVNAADYLRAEHTAPTILLGHSLGGAAVIAATEHIPEVRAVATIGAPAGTEHLKHLLSQSREEIETNGEAEVCLASRPFRIRKQFLDDISDQPQAERIRALDAALLVMHSPTDETVGVDNARRIFDAAVHPKSFVSLDGADHLLTRPADARFAASVLAAWVNRYLDAPPPSPQPAEVLDATLVTVSENGRGPYGQQITVGQHVLSADEPTPVGHDTGPSPYDLLLAGLGACTSMTVRMYAARKKWPLDKVEVALRHSRIHAKDCAECETEAGQLDRVEREITLTGDLDDEQRQRLLEIADRCPVHRTLHSEINVRTSLR; this is translated from the coding sequence ATGCACAGCGAGCACGTCACCTTCCCGGGCACGAACGGCGCCCAGCTGGCCGGCCGTCTGGACCTTCCTGACGCCCCACCGCGGGCGTACGCACTTTTCGCACACTGCTTCACGTGTGGCAAGGACGTCGTGGCCGCCTCGCGGATCGCGAAGGCGCTGGCGGGTCTGGACATCGCCGTGCTGCGCTTCGACTTCACCGGGCTCGGCGGATCTGACGGCGACTTCGCCAACACCAACTTCAGCTCCAACGTCGCAGACCTGGTCAATGCCGCGGACTACCTGCGCGCCGAGCACACCGCACCGACGATCCTCCTGGGCCACTCGCTCGGCGGCGCAGCGGTCATCGCCGCCACCGAGCACATCCCCGAGGTCCGCGCGGTCGCGACGATCGGAGCTCCGGCGGGCACCGAGCACCTGAAGCACCTGCTCAGCCAGAGCCGCGAGGAGATCGAGACGAATGGCGAGGCCGAGGTCTGCCTGGCTTCCCGACCGTTCCGCATCCGCAAGCAGTTCCTTGACGACATCTCCGATCAACCCCAGGCGGAGCGCATCCGAGCGCTGGATGCGGCGCTCCTGGTCATGCACTCACCCACCGACGAGACGGTCGGTGTCGACAACGCGCGCCGCATCTTCGACGCTGCGGTGCACCCGAAGTCGTTCGTGTCTCTCGACGGCGCGGACCACCTGCTCACCCGACCGGCAGACGCGCGGTTCGCCGCCTCCGTGCTCGCGGCATGGGTGAATCGCTATCTCGATGCCCCGCCGCCGAGCCCGCAGCCCGCTGAAGTCCTCGACGCCACGCTGGTCACGGTGTCGGAAAACGGACGCGGGCCGTACGGGCAACAGATCACGGTCGGTCAGCACGTCCTGAGCGCCGACGAGCCGACCCCGGTCGGGCACGACACGGGGCCCTCACCGTACGACTTGCTGCTCGCCGGGCTGGGAGCGTGCACCTCGATGACGGTGAGGATGTACGCCGCCCGCAAGAAGTGGCCCCTGGACAAGGTGGAGGTCGCGCTGCGCCACTCCCGGATCCACGCCAAGGACTGCGCGGAGTGCGAGACTGAGGCTGGCCAGCTCGACCGCGTGGAGCGCGAGATCACCTTGACCGGGGACCTCGACGACGAGCAGCGACAGAGGCTCCTCGAGATCGCCGATCGGTGCCCCGTGCACCGCACCCTGCACTCCGAGATCAACGTGCGCACCTCGCTACGATGA
- a CDS encoding DUF488 domain-containing protein encodes MLDVQIGRVYDELDTAHGARLLVDRLWPRGMRRDDPRVGAWHPQVAPSNELRRWYGHQPERHAEFTTRYEHELADPAMADALDAMVRAIGTGPAQLVTATRDVELSHLPALARHLANLGH; translated from the coding sequence GTGTTGGATGTGCAGATCGGCCGCGTCTATGACGAGCTCGACACCGCTCACGGCGCTCGGCTGCTCGTGGATCGTCTGTGGCCGCGCGGAATGCGGCGCGACGACCCCCGGGTCGGAGCCTGGCACCCCCAGGTCGCCCCGTCGAACGAGCTGCGCCGGTGGTACGGACACCAGCCGGAGCGCCACGCGGAGTTCACGACGCGATATGAGCACGAGCTGGCCGATCCCGCGATGGCCGATGCTCTGGACGCGATGGTCCGGGCGATCGGCACGGGCCCGGCCCAACTGGTGACCGCGACCCGTGACGTCGAGCTGAGTCACCTACCCGCACTGGCGCGCCACCTGGCGAACCTCGGTCACTGA
- a CDS encoding metal-sensitive transcriptional regulator, which yields MTATTSTASTTEVLNRLRRANGQLAAVIGMIEAGRDCKDVVTQLAAVSKALDRAGFKIIATSMRECVLGEGGSDSPLTEEQLEKLFLSLA from the coding sequence ATGACCGCCACCACCAGCACCGCGAGCACCACCGAGGTGCTCAACCGCCTGCGCCGCGCCAATGGTCAACTGGCCGCCGTGATCGGCATGATCGAGGCCGGCCGCGACTGCAAGGACGTCGTGACACAACTCGCCGCCGTGTCCAAGGCCCTCGACCGGGCCGGCTTCAAGATCATCGCGACCAGCATGCGCGAGTGCGTACTGGGCGAGGGCGGCAGCGACTCGCCGCTCACCGAGGAACAGCTCGAGAAGCTCTTCCTGTCGCTCGCCTGA
- the gdhA gene encoding NADP-specific glutamate dehydrogenase, with product MSNLDEALRDIYHEVLGRNAGETEFHQAVREVLDTLGPVVAKHPQYTDAAVLRRLCEPERQIIFRVPWVDDEGQVQINRGFRVEFNSALGPYKGGLRFHPSVNLGIVKFLGFEQIFKNALTGLPIGGGKGGSDFDPKGRSDGEVMRFCQSFMTELYRHIGEYTDVPAGDIGVGGREIGYLFGQYKRITNRYESGVLTGKGINWGGSQVRTEATGYGVAFFVDEILKTTGDSFDGKQVVVSGSGNVAIFAIEKVHQLGGTVVACSDSSGYVVDSKGIDVDLLKEIKSVRRGRIQDYAEERGSDVRFIAGQSIWDVPCDIALPCATQNELDRDHALALVKNGCRIVAEGANMPTTPDAVKVFVEAGVSFAPGKAANAGGVATSALEMQQNASRDSWSFEHTEQRLNDIMRNIHDRCLETADEYGTPGNYVAGANISAFTHVADAVLALGVI from the coding sequence TTGTCGAATCTTGATGAGGCGCTGCGCGACATCTACCACGAGGTCCTTGGCCGCAACGCCGGTGAGACCGAGTTCCATCAAGCGGTGCGCGAGGTCCTGGACACTCTGGGTCCGGTCGTCGCCAAGCATCCGCAGTACACGGACGCTGCCGTCCTGCGCCGCTTGTGCGAGCCCGAGCGCCAGATCATCTTTCGCGTCCCGTGGGTCGACGACGAAGGGCAGGTGCAGATCAACCGCGGCTTCAGGGTCGAGTTCAACTCCGCGCTGGGGCCGTACAAGGGCGGCCTGCGGTTCCACCCCAGCGTCAACCTGGGCATCGTCAAGTTCCTCGGCTTCGAGCAGATCTTCAAGAACGCACTGACCGGCCTGCCCATCGGCGGCGGCAAGGGCGGCTCGGACTTCGATCCCAAGGGTCGATCCGATGGTGAGGTCATGCGGTTCTGCCAGTCGTTCATGACCGAGCTCTACCGACACATCGGCGAGTACACCGACGTGCCGGCTGGCGACATCGGCGTCGGCGGCCGGGAGATCGGCTACCTGTTCGGCCAGTACAAGCGCATCACCAATCGATACGAGTCCGGTGTCCTCACCGGCAAGGGGATCAACTGGGGCGGATCCCAGGTACGCACCGAGGCGACCGGCTACGGCGTGGCGTTCTTCGTCGACGAGATCCTCAAGACCACCGGCGACTCCTTCGACGGCAAGCAGGTCGTCGTCTCGGGATCTGGCAACGTCGCGATCTTCGCGATCGAGAAGGTCCACCAGCTCGGCGGCACCGTCGTCGCCTGCTCGGACTCCTCGGGCTACGTCGTGGACAGCAAGGGCATCGACGTGGATCTCCTCAAGGAGATCAAGTCGGTGCGCCGTGGACGCATCCAGGACTACGCGGAGGAGCGTGGCAGCGACGTACGGTTCATCGCGGGCCAGTCGATATGGGACGTTCCGTGCGACATCGCACTGCCGTGCGCCACCCAGAACGAGCTGGATCGCGATCATGCGTTGGCACTCGTCAAGAACGGCTGCCGGATCGTGGCGGAGGGCGCCAACATGCCCACCACCCCGGACGCGGTCAAGGTCTTCGTCGAGGCCGGGGTCAGTTTCGCGCCCGGCAAGGCCGCGAATGCCGGTGGCGTTGCCACCAGCGCCCTGGAGATGCAGCAGAACGCGTCACGGGACTCGTGGTCGTTCGAGCACACCGAGCAGCGACTGAACGACATCATGCGCAACATCCATGACCGTTGCCTGGAGACGGCGGACGAGTACGGAACGCCCGGCAACTACGTCGCGGGTGCCAACATCAGCGCGTTCACCCACGTCGCCGACGCGGTCCTCGCTCTCGGTGTCATCTAG
- a CDS encoding haloalkane dehalogenase — MDLYRTPDDQFANLPDFPWEPSYAEVTLPDGESGTPLRMAYIDAGPADGPVALLLHGEPTWSFLYRHVIDALVQAGVRCIAPDLVGFGRSDKPLATADHTYARHVEWVRELAFDRLDLQDVTLVGQDWGGLIGLRLAAENPERFAKIVAANTGLPTGDHRMPDIWWGFREAVEKAEVLQVGRFVESGCVRGMSTEVREAYDAPFPVEESKAGPRVMPSLVPNTPDDPASDANRAAWAQLTQWEKPFLTPFSDSDPITGAMAPILRKLVPGTRGLEHPVVTNAGHFLQEDAGTELGHIVAEFVTGAP; from the coding sequence ATGGATCTCTACCGCACCCCCGATGACCAGTTCGCCAACCTCCCCGACTTCCCCTGGGAGCCCTCCTACGCCGAGGTCACCCTGCCCGACGGTGAGTCGGGCACGCCCCTGCGCATGGCGTACATCGACGCGGGTCCAGCGGACGGCCCCGTCGCGCTGCTGCTGCACGGCGAGCCGACGTGGTCCTTCCTCTACCGGCACGTCATCGACGCCCTGGTGCAGGCAGGCGTCCGCTGTATCGCCCCGGACCTGGTCGGGTTCGGGCGCTCCGACAAGCCGCTGGCCACAGCCGACCACACCTACGCGCGTCACGTCGAGTGGGTTCGCGAGCTGGCGTTCGACCGCCTCGACCTGCAGGACGTCACGCTGGTCGGCCAGGACTGGGGCGGGCTGATCGGCCTGCGGCTGGCGGCCGAGAACCCCGAGCGCTTCGCCAAGATCGTTGCGGCCAACACCGGCCTCCCGACCGGCGACCACCGGATGCCCGACATCTGGTGGGGCTTCCGCGAAGCAGTCGAGAAGGCCGAGGTCCTGCAGGTCGGGCGCTTCGTCGAGTCCGGCTGCGTCCGTGGCATGAGCACCGAGGTGCGAGAGGCCTACGACGCACCTTTCCCGGTCGAGGAGTCCAAGGCCGGGCCGCGCGTCATGCCGAGCCTCGTGCCGAACACGCCGGACGATCCCGCATCCGACGCCAACCGCGCGGCGTGGGCCCAGCTGACCCAGTGGGAGAAGCCCTTCCTCACGCCGTTCAGCGACAGCGACCCCATCACCGGCGCGATGGCGCCGATCCTGCGCAAGCTCGTGCCCGGGACCCGTGGACTGGAGCACCCCGTGGTCACCAATGCCGGTCACTTCCTGCAGGAGGATGCCGGGACCGAGCTCGGCCACATCGTGGCGGAGTTCGTCACCGGCGCGCCCTGA
- a CDS encoding DsbA family protein, translating into MTDQAEPDVRFWFDPVCPFAWMTSKWVRKVQEQRDYTVEWRFISLRLLNKHIDYDAHFPPEYEAGHTAGLRMLRVCAHVLDAHGPEAVARLYPALSSRIFDVAPEAARDIPGQTRELVEAALAETGLSPDFADFLDDDSRDEQIQASTDEALALTGKDVGTPILHIAPPDGSAFFGPVISRLPSDEEATELWDHVVGLAKFSGFSELKRSLRELPQLQALGVAEDEAGTQEDWHGGSRRQKK; encoded by the coding sequence ATGACCGACCAAGCCGAGCCGGACGTCCGCTTCTGGTTCGATCCTGTGTGCCCGTTCGCCTGGATGACCAGCAAGTGGGTGCGCAAGGTCCAGGAGCAGCGCGACTACACCGTCGAGTGGCGGTTCATCTCGCTGCGCCTGCTCAACAAACACATCGACTACGACGCGCACTTCCCACCGGAGTACGAAGCCGGGCACACCGCCGGGCTCCGGATGCTGCGGGTGTGCGCCCACGTCCTGGACGCCCACGGACCCGAGGCGGTCGCTCGCCTGTACCCCGCCCTCAGCTCGCGGATCTTCGACGTCGCCCCCGAGGCAGCGCGGGACATCCCGGGCCAGACCCGAGAGCTCGTCGAGGCAGCCCTGGCCGAGACTGGCCTGTCCCCTGACTTCGCGGACTTCCTCGACGACGACAGCCGCGACGAGCAGATCCAGGCGTCCACGGACGAGGCCCTGGCTTTGACCGGCAAGGACGTGGGCACCCCGATCCTGCACATCGCTCCCCCGGACGGCTCGGCATTCTTCGGCCCGGTCATCAGCCGGCTGCCGTCGGACGAAGAGGCCACCGAGCTGTGGGACCACGTCGTGGGCCTCGCGAAGTTCAGCGGGTTCTCCGAGCTCAAGCGCAGCCTGCGCGAGCTGCCGCAGCTCCAGGCGCTGGGCGTGGCCGAAGACGAGGCCGGAACCCAGGAGGACTGGCACGGCGGAAGCCGGCGCCAGAAGAAGTAG
- a CDS encoding polyprenol monophosphomannose synthase, which yields MTATTGPTARTIVIIPTFNEADGIEIVLDAVLRAEPSADILVVDDNSPDGTAALVTAHPSYPAQVFLLNRPDKDGLGAAYRAGFAWAQDRDYDVIVQMDADLSHPPAKIPELIAALQTSDIAIGSRYVTGGGVSNWSRRRRLISWAGNAYVRAVLGLTIHDATAGFRAFRRESLERLDVLDSRSNGYSFQIENSWRSSRLGLTTTEVPITFTDRTTGTSKMSAAIVREAIALVLVWRWNEIRHGLHLGASPARQSFIATR from the coding sequence ATGACAGCCACTACGGGGCCCACGGCGCGGACGATCGTCATCATTCCCACGTTCAACGAGGCCGATGGCATCGAGATCGTGCTCGACGCGGTGCTGCGCGCCGAGCCCTCGGCCGACATCTTGGTCGTCGACGACAACAGCCCCGACGGCACAGCAGCCCTCGTCACCGCTCACCCCTCCTATCCCGCCCAGGTCTTCTTGCTCAACCGTCCCGACAAGGACGGACTCGGCGCCGCCTACCGAGCCGGGTTCGCCTGGGCCCAGGATCGTGACTACGACGTCATCGTCCAGATGGACGCGGACCTCTCCCACCCTCCAGCCAAGATTCCCGAGCTGATCGCCGCGCTGCAGACCAGTGACATCGCGATCGGCTCCCGGTATGTCACCGGTGGTGGTGTGAGCAACTGGAGCCGCCGTCGACGCCTGATCTCGTGGGCGGGAAACGCCTACGTCCGAGCCGTGCTCGGCCTGACGATCCACGACGCGACTGCCGGCTTTCGTGCCTTCCGGCGCGAGTCGTTGGAGCGCCTGGATGTCCTGGACTCACGCTCGAACGGATACTCCTTCCAGATCGAGAACAGCTGGCGGTCAAGCCGGCTCGGGCTCACCACCACGGAGGTCCCCATCACGTTCACGGACCGCACCACTGGCACGTCGAAGATGTCGGCAGCAATCGTCAGGGAAGCGATCGCCCTCGTCCTGGTGTGGCGATGGAACGAGATCAGGCACGGTCTGCACCTGGGCGCCTCCCCCGCACGGCAGAGCTTCATCGCCACCAGGTGA
- a CDS encoding response regulator transcription factor has translation MRVLLVEDEVRLADTIKRGLVDHGFVVDVAHDGNEGLWLATEKTFDAIILDIMLPGMNGYDVLKGIRQHRVWAPVLMLTAKDGEFDQVDAFDLGADDYLTKPFSFIVLLARVRALIRRGAPERPMIMQAGDLSLDPTTHRVTRAGADVTLTPKEFALLQFFMQHPGEAMTKSHILDNVWDAAYDGDLNVVEVYVRYLRLKLDVPFGRHALETIRGVGYRLDPAGG, from the coding sequence ATGAGAGTGCTGCTCGTCGAGGACGAGGTTCGTCTCGCCGACACCATCAAGCGTGGACTCGTCGACCACGGCTTCGTGGTCGACGTCGCCCATGATGGCAATGAAGGTCTCTGGTTGGCGACCGAGAAGACGTTCGACGCGATCATCCTGGACATCATGCTGCCGGGGATGAACGGGTACGACGTGCTCAAGGGCATCCGGCAGCACCGGGTGTGGGCTCCCGTGCTGATGCTCACGGCGAAGGACGGCGAGTTCGACCAGGTCGACGCCTTCGATCTCGGCGCCGACGACTACCTGACCAAACCGTTCAGCTTCATCGTCCTGCTGGCTCGGGTTCGCGCGCTGATACGTCGTGGAGCACCCGAGCGTCCGATGATCATGCAAGCGGGCGATCTGAGCCTCGATCCGACGACACATCGCGTGACACGCGCCGGGGCCGACGTGACGTTGACACCCAAGGAGTTCGCCCTGCTCCAGTTCTTCATGCAGCATCCCGGAGAAGCGATGACCAAGTCGCACATCCTCGACAACGTGTGGGACGCCGCGTACGACGGCGACCTCAACGTCGTCGAGGTCTACGTGCGATACCTCCGGCTCAAGCTCGACGTCCCGTTCGGCCGCCATGCACTCGAGACCATCCGCGGCGTCGGCTATCGGCTGGACCCGGCCGGGGGTTGA
- a CDS encoding cell wall metabolism sensor histidine kinase WalK has translation MTRRAPSAVRRLTASVRARSAIAATVVVLIGTSVGSTLLLIVLQRTLISTVEANAASRAESVSRVAATADLATIQKDLTDNTVESQVAQLIDPAGRVVASSSIRASDRLLSKLRPAPGQVVREQRDTLDVLHTKDAYLVTAQGVSRDGQTYTVIVATSIAPQSESIEILITYLLVLVPVAGLLVGAGTCIVVGRALQPVEAIRRRVSAIRAGDLADSVPVPESHDEVARLATTMNDMLRRLETAERIQRAFVSDASHELRSPIATLSASLEIADAHPNASDWSEMRTVMSLEVERMRRLVDDLLLLAKADDRGLLLSQEQVDLDDIVDQEVRRLRSAGSVQVTASIEIVRVIGDGQSLSQAVRNLVENAAQASRGRVMVSIAAEGDTAVLTVEDDGPGVPEAERGRIFERFVRLDSSRNRDEGGTGLGLAIVREIIAGHGGSVVVETSQWGGARFVVRLPRDGSADPTDA, from the coding sequence GTGACCCGCAGGGCGCCCTCGGCCGTCCGGCGCCTGACGGCGAGCGTGCGCGCTCGTTCTGCCATCGCCGCGACCGTCGTGGTGCTGATCGGGACGTCCGTCGGCTCGACCCTTCTGCTGATCGTGCTCCAGCGCACCCTGATCTCGACCGTCGAGGCGAACGCGGCATCGCGCGCGGAATCGGTGTCACGGGTCGCTGCCACCGCCGATCTCGCCACCATCCAGAAGGACCTCACCGACAACACCGTCGAGAGCCAGGTGGCGCAGCTGATCGACCCGGCCGGGCGGGTCGTGGCGAGTTCCTCGATACGCGCATCGGATCGTTTGCTGTCGAAGCTGCGCCCGGCGCCCGGGCAGGTCGTTCGCGAGCAACGCGACACCTTGGACGTCCTGCACACCAAGGACGCCTACCTCGTGACGGCCCAGGGCGTCAGCCGCGACGGCCAGACCTACACCGTCATCGTTGCCACGTCGATCGCTCCCCAGAGCGAGTCCATCGAGATCCTCATCACCTACCTGTTGGTGCTGGTGCCAGTCGCGGGCCTGCTGGTCGGGGCCGGCACGTGCATCGTCGTCGGACGGGCCCTGCAGCCGGTCGAGGCGATTCGACGTCGGGTGTCGGCGATCCGAGCCGGCGACCTGGCCGACTCCGTCCCGGTTCCGGAGTCTCACGACGAGGTCGCTCGGCTGGCCACCACGATGAACGACATGCTCCGGAGGCTGGAGACCGCAGAGCGGATCCAGCGTGCATTCGTCTCCGATGCCAGCCATGAGCTGCGCAGCCCCATCGCCACACTCTCGGCGTCCCTGGAGATTGCCGATGCCCACCCGAATGCCTCGGACTGGTCCGAGATGCGCACCGTGATGTCGCTGGAGGTCGAGCGGATGAGGCGGCTCGTGGATGATCTGCTCCTCCTTGCGAAGGCCGACGACCGCGGTCTCCTGCTGAGCCAGGAGCAGGTCGACCTCGACGACATCGTGGATCAGGAGGTGCGACGACTCCGCTCGGCCGGCTCCGTGCAGGTGACCGCGTCGATCGAGATCGTGCGAGTGATCGGCGACGGGCAGAGCCTTTCGCAGGCGGTGCGCAACCTGGTCGAGAACGCGGCACAGGCCAGTCGGGGGCGGGTCATGGTCAGCATCGCGGCCGAGGGCGATACTGCCGTCCTCACGGTCGAGGACGACGGACCCGGCGTTCCGGAGGCCGAGCGTGGCCGCATCTTCGAGCGATTCGTCCGACTCGACTCGAGCAGGAACCGTGACGAGGGTGGAACCGGTCTGGGCCTGGCGATCGTGCGGGAGATCATCGCCGGCCACGGTGGCTCGGTCGTCGTCGAGACGTCGCAGTGGGGTGGAGCGCGCTTCGTCGTGCGCCTGCCGCGAGACGGTTCGGCGGACCCGACCGACGCCTGA